The following are from one region of the Aspergillus chevalieri M1 DNA, chromosome 1, nearly complete sequence genome:
- a CDS encoding RidA family protein (COG:J;~EggNog:ENOG410PR68;~InterPro:IPR006175,IPR035959;~PFAM:PF01042): MSHLTYYNYPGVGERNAQNFKYSQAVRIGDRIECSGQGGWDPNTGEFHREINAQIAQAFANVDLALRTAGGKGWAQVFRVNSYHVPINNEALEAMVRGFREWVPGHEPLWTCVGVSRLGEDDMRVEIEVVAHDP; this comes from the exons ATGTCCCACTTAACCTACTACAACTACCCGGGCGTCGGCGAACGCAACGCCCAGAACTTCAAATACAGCCAAGCAGTCCGCATAGGCGATCGAATCGAATGTTCTGGACAAG GCGGCTGGGATCCCAACACCGGCGAATTTCACCGCGAAATCAACGCCCAAATCGCACAAGCCTTCGCAAACGTCGACCTAGCCCTGCGCACCGCCGGCGGAAAAGGCTGGGCCCAGGTGTTCCGTGTAAACTCGTACCATGTGCCTATTAACAACGAAGCGCTGGAGGCTATGGTGCGAGGGTTCAGGGAgtgggtgccgggacatgaGCCTTTGTGGACTTGTGTGGGGGTTTCGAGATTGGGGGAGGATGATATGAGGGTTGAGATTGAGGTTGTGGCGCATGATCCTTGA
- a CDS encoding uncharacterized protein (COG:S;~EggNog:ENOG410PQ73;~InterPro:IPR019622;~PFAM:PF10680), whose amino-acid sequence MSSIPDDPFSDPLNPPQSAQPFQSLFGGPASQDVDLEPYPESEHGAGTHEDHDDLDVTMGDIPMMDDNQSDATYHASNEDDSESRNEANALPKKRKRPAVVARSLSPPSSPEERPNRFRGPESTWRRLTAEERRNAQALETIRARDLAAHLYNSYALRVRARERGRMTMKEDKRVDETEAFAPPKGWAAWPMSADKVPRADERFRREEDAAWTLRMSSDPRPSADLEESVIAMMLKTAKERFEAREWDRKRTISQPRTSAAVRVDANDESTAYEGSNGGYMDDDELRPVVQADDDKSRRQLRPLSRNVLTQFDQLLMGLHHAQTGGARGGDSSASEMQSDTESMASSRSSPRKRNPGETERSQSRGRKPSLRSSQHEGPRSCSKVQHTSRSRGRSLGRGHGPSTSRLRGGRGLRDWSEVLGVAAMMGWPPAVVMRTAKRCSALFGEDMAFQQFNEGTVKPIEEDKAQDVQYMESESESEPEPKSPTPPRISRQSSKNPRSRASSVRHESTSRPASPATADNAERKGKGQHRKQDLVCPFKSCRRHVNGFSRTWNLNLHMKRVHPGHRPRTPAPINIDAGNGDEQ is encoded by the coding sequence ATGTCTTCAATTCCAGATGATCCATTTTCAGACCCCTTGAATCCCCCTCAATCCGCGCAACCATTTCAGTCACTATTTGGAGGCCCTGCCAGTCAAGATGTGGATCTCGAACCGTACCCAGAAAGTGAACATGGTGCTGGCACCCATGAAGATCACGATGATCTCGACGTTACCatgggcgatatacccatgaTGGATGATAACCAGTCAGATGCAACATACCACGCCAGTAATGAAGATGACTCAGAATCGAGGAATGAGGCCAATGCATTGCCAAAGAAGCGCAAGAGGCCGGCTGTGGTGGCTAGGTCGCTTAGTCCGCCGTCGTCTCCTGAAGAGCGGCCTAATAGATTTCGTGGTCCTGAGTCTACGTGGAGGAGGTTAACGGCGGAAGAGCGGCGGAATGCACAGGCTTTGGAGACGATTCGGGCGAGGGATCTTGCGGCCCATCTTTACAATTCTTATGCGCTTCGCGTACGGGCCCGTGAAAGAGGGCGGATGACCATGAAGGAGGATAAACGAGTGGATGAAACAGAAGCATTTGCGCCTCCCAAGGGATGGGCGGCGTGGCCCATGTCTGCTGATAAGGTGCCTCGAGCGGATGAGCGTTTCAGAAGAGAGGAGGACGCCGCATGGACGTTAAGGATGTCATCTGATCCACGGCCTAGTGCTGATTTGGAAGAATCGGTTATCGCTATGATGCTCAAAACCGCCAAGGAGAGGTTCGAGGCTAGGGAATGGGACCGCAAGCGCACGATATCCCAACCTAGAACGTCTGCTGCAGTTCGAGTTGACGCCAATGACGAAAGTACGGCTTATGAAGGAAGTAATGGGGGGTATATGGATGATGACGAACTTCGACCTGTGGTTCAGGCCGATGACGATAAATCCAGACGACAGTTACGGCCCCTTTCTCGAAACGTTCTCACTCAGTTCGACCAACTTCTGATGGGACTGCATCATGCGCAGACAGGGGGTGCTCGAGGAGGCGACAGCTCAGCAAGTGAAATGCAGTCAGATACGGAGAGTATGGCTTCAAGCAGATCATCTCCTAGGAAAAGAAATCCCGGAGAGACTGAGAGAAGTCAGTCACGAGGCCGGAAACCATCTCTTCGCTCTTCTCAACATGAAGGGCCTCGCTCTTGCTCCAAAGTACAACATACATCACGCTCGCGCGGAAGGTCACTTGGTCGAGGACACGGACCATCTACAAGTCGCCTTCGAGGCGGACGCGGTCTCCGTGATTGGAGTGAGGTCTTGGGTGTTGCAGCCATGATGGGCTGGCCGCCTGCTGTAGTGATGCGTACAGCCAAACGGTGCTCCGCCTTGTTCGGAGAAgacatggcattccagcaaTTCAACGAAGGAACAGTGAAACCTATTGAGGAAGACAAAGCGCAAGACGTGCAATATATGGAAAGCGAGTCCGAGTCTGAACCCGAGCCTAAAAGCCCTACTCCTCCCCGTATATCTCGTCAATCATCCAAAAATCCACGGTCCAGGGCATCCTCTGTCAGACATGAGTCTACTTCCAGGCCTGCTAGTCCTGCGACTGCTGACAACGCAGAGCGCAAGGGTAAAGGGCAGCATCGCAAGCAAGACTTGGTATGCCCATTCAAATCTTGTCGCCGGCATGTGAATGGCTTTTCGCGGACGTGGAATCTGAATCTCCATATGAAGCGCGTGCACCCGGGTCACCGTCCGAGGACACCTGCGCCTATTAACATTGATGCTGGAAATGGGGATGAGCAATGA
- the UGA2_2 gene encoding NAD-dependent succinate-semialdehyde dehydrogenase (COG:C;~EggNog:ENOG410PFH7;~InterPro:IPR010102,IPR015590,IPR016160,IPR016161, IPR016162,IPR016163;~PFAM:PF00171;~go_function: GO:0009013 - succinate-semialdehyde dehydrogenase [NAD(P)+] activity [Evidence IEA];~go_function: GO:0016491 - oxidoreductase activity [Evidence IEA];~go_function: GO:0016620 - oxidoreductase activity, acting on the aldehyde or oxo group of donors, NAD or NADP as acceptor [Evidence IEA];~go_process: GO:0009450 - gamma-aminobutyric acid catabolic process [Evidence IEA];~go_process: GO:0055114 - oxidation-reduction process [Evidence IEA]), with translation MERLIRPVSRQLLRPRPRYPFAVPPPVYAKRLYTMGHTVPPLKDQSLFIQKAYVNGKWVGAQSGKTFEVHDPASGKLIGTCPEFDGSDTEKAIQAASEAFSTFRTTLGRERSRMLRRWHQLMVDNAEDLATLITWENGKPLADAKGEVNYAASFFEWFSEEAPRIYGDTIPASVPGNRIMTLKQPVGVCGLITPWNFPAAMITRKIGPALAAGCTVVVKTPGETPFTANALAELAHRAGIPKGVVNIVTASANTPEVGESLTTHPEVRKVSFTGSTNVGKLLMKQSASTIKKVSWELGGNAPFIVFDDVKDLDAAVAGAIASKFRSSGQTCVCANRIYVQKGVYEEFSKRFVEKVKGFKIGGGFEDGITHGPVIHGRAVAKVDQHVQDAASKGAKVAHGGQQLSHLGPNFYDLTVLTGMTKDMLVASEETFGPVAGLFPFESEKDVVDLANSAEVGLAGYFFSSDLKRIFRVAEALEVGMVGVNTGLISDAASPFGGVKQSGFGREGSKYGIDEFMVIKSVTFGGMNEPLQA, from the exons ATGGAAAGACTTATTCGTCCTGTTTCACGGCAATTGCTGCGTCCTCGACCTCGGTATCCTTTTGCTGTTCCGCCGCCGGTCTATGCGAAGCGTCTTTACACAATGGGCCATACTGTGCCTCCG CTGAAAGATCAATCGCTCTTCATCCAGAAGGCGTATGTTAATGGAAAGTGGGTGGGGGCTCAATCCGGGAAAACATTCGAAGTGCACG ACCCCGCATCCGGAAAACTCATTGGAACGTGCCCCGAATTCGACGGTTCTGATACCGAAAAGGCCATCCAGGCTGCCTCCGAAGCGTTCTCTACATTCCGTACAACATTGGGTCGCGAACGTTCCCGAATGCTGCGTCGGTGGCATCAATTGATGGTTGACAATGCGGAGGATCTGGCAACACTCATCACATGGGAGAATGGGAAGCCATTGGCGGATGCCAAGGGTGAGGTCAACTACGCGGCCAGCTTCTTTGAATGGTTCAGCGAGGAAGCTCCCCGTATCTACGGTGACACTATTCCTGCCTCGGTGCCGGGAAACCGTATCATGACCCTTAAGCAGCCCGTTGGTGTCTGCGGTCTCATTACGCCGTGGAACTTCCCAGCAGCCATGATCACAAGAAAGATCGGACCTGCTCTGGCGGCGGGCTGCACAGTTGTGGTGAAGACCCCTGGTGAGACACCATTCACGGCGAACGCTTTGGCAGAGCTGGCCCACCGGGCAGGTATCCCCAAGGGTGTCGTCAACATTGTCACTGCCTCGGCCAACACACCTGAGGTTGGTGAGTCTTTGACGACTCACCCAGAGGTCCGCAAGGTGTCCTTCACCGGATCGACAAACGTCGGTAAGCTGCTCATGAAGCAGTCTGCCTCTACGATCAAGAAGGTCTCTTGGGAACTCGGAGGCAACGCTCCCTTCATTGTGTTTGATGATGTCAAGGACCTCGACGCTGCCGTCGCTGGTGCCATCGCCTCCAAGTTCCGCAGCTCGGGCCAGACTTGCGTTTGTGCCAACCGGATCTACGTGCAGAAGGGTGTGTACGAAGAGTTCTCCAAGCGTTTCGTCGAGAAGGTCAAGGGATTCAAGATTGGTGGTGGTTTCGAAGACGGAATCACCCACGGCCCCGTTATCCATGGCCGCGCTGTTGCCAAGGTCGACCAGCATGTCCAAGATGCCGCGTCGAAGGGTGCTAAGGTGGCTCACGGAGGCCAACAGCTTTCCCACCTGGGCCCTAACTTTTACGACCTGACCGTCCTGACTGGTATGACCAAGGACATGCTGGTTGCCTCTGAGGAAACATTTGGCCCTGTGGCCGGGCTGTTCCCGTTCGAGTCGGAGAAGGATGTTGTTGACCTGGCGAACAGTGCCGAGGTTGGCCTTGCCGGTTACTTCTTCAGCAGTGACCTCAAGCGGATCTTCCGTGTGGCTGAAGCCTTGGAGGTCGGCATGGTTGGTGTTAACACTGGTCTTATCAGCGATGCTGCATCTCC ATTTGGTGGTGTCAAGCAAAGTGGATTTGGCCGTGAAGGCAGCAAGTACGGCATTGATGAGTTTATGGTGATCAAGAGCGTTACCTTTGGTGGTATGAATGAGCCTTTGCAGGCATAA
- a CDS encoding SUR7/PalI family protein (COG:S;~EggNog:ENOG410PINU;~InterPro:IPR009571;~PFAM:PF06687;~TransMembrane:4 (o12-31i163-189o195-218i239-259o);~go_component: GO:0005886 - plasma membrane [Evidence IEA]): MGKAGRALCIFTPYVLTIASLVCIILVGLGCTNSSSSTLNNLYFFKADMQNFTTSSGTTSEVSSLLSDAGVDVSSTNISSVMDEAADQLNVADFYTVGLWGYCDGNITSSNKYDTSSCSKPKAAFYFNPFEVWGLESSGLESQLPDGIGKALSTYKSVSKWMFVAYIIAFIATVVELVVGLFAICSRWGSCITSLVAGVAFFFTAAASATSTALFAVLTPLFNQELGSYGIKGSMGKNMLVTTWLAVAFSLAASLFWIISSCCCSGRSPYNHKKNAAGGITAEKAPYTYEPLGPQGRSQSPYGPYSHDTSYPPPPPTHGNMRTNAYEPFRHA, translated from the exons ATGGGCAAAGCTGGTCGTGCTCTGTGCATCTTCACCCCCTACGTGCTCACCATCGCATCTTTAGTATGCATTATTTTGGTGGGCTTGGGCTGCACCAACTCCAGTTCTTCCACCCTCAACAACCTCTATTTTTTTAAG GCCGACATGCAAAACTTCACCACCTCGTCCGGAACAACATCCGAAGTATCCTCGCTTCTCAGCGATGCCGGCGTCGATGTTTCCAGCACCAACATTTCGTCCGTCATGGATGAGGCTGCCGACCAGTTGAACGTCGCCGATTTCTACACCGTCGGTCTCTGGGGCTACTGCGATGgaaacatcaccagcagcaacaaataTGACACCTCTTCCTGCTCCAAGCCCAAGGCCGCTTTCTACTTCAATCCCTTCGAAGTTTGGGGCCTGGAGAGCTCTGGCCTTGAGAGCCAGCTTCCCGACGGCATTGGCAAGGCCTTGTCTACCTACAAGAGCGTGTCCAAATGGATGTTTGTCGCCTATATCATCGCCTTTATCGCGACCGTTGTcgagctggtcgttggcctcTTCGCTATCTGCAGTCGCTGGGGTAGCTGCATCACCAGCCTGGTTGCCGGTGTTGCGTTCTTTTTCACCGCAGCCGCTTCTGCCACTTCCACCGCACTCTTCGCCGTCCTAACTCCCTTGTTCAACCAGGAGCTCGGCTCCTATGGCATCAAGGGTTCTATGGGAAAGAACATGCTTGTAACCACCTGGTTGGCCGTCGCCTTTTCTCTCGCCGCCAGTCTATTCTGGATTATCAGCTCGTGCTGCTGCTCCGGTCGCTCGCCTTACAACCACAAGAAGAACGCCGCCGGTGGTATCACCGCTGAAAAGGCCCCCTACACTTACGAGCCTCTCGGTCCCCAGGGTCGTTCGCAGTCCCCGTATGGTCCTTACTCCCACGACACCTCGTACCCCCCACCTCCTCCTACCCACGGAAACATGCGTACGAACGCTTACGAGCCTTTCCGTCATGCTTAA